ACGAGGACAgccataaaatttttgtttatcaagaaaacatacatgatagtttctttttcctgctCCAACTTCATATTCTTAAGACTTTTTCCCAGCTCCACCTGGAATTGTAAGTTATGATCTTTTATGAATTAAGCCTCAGAGGCTGCTCCCTATAGCGGTGTGATTGAACATATAGATAACTACAACAGTTCAAAGTACAAGGAAATCTTTCAAACTTCACTTGTTAACtgaaaaatcaattatcaACATATAGAAAGCTTAGATCACAGCAAAATGCCCAGAAACACCAGTCCTAGCAGGAAACTACTTTGTAATAATCTTGAAACTTCAGGCCCTACAGCATCTAGTCATATGAAGTAATTACAGTCCTCAAACTTAAAACCTAAAGTTCACAGAGCAAAAGTCTCCACCATAATACCTGCTTCGGTTGGCCATTTTTACCACCAATAGTTGTCACAATGATGTGCCCTGTCTCCGTTCCATTTCCATCCACTACTGCTGCTTCCATTTCCTGCAACCAAAAAGCAAAACCAAAACCACAAAGATTAACTATGTTAACAAGTCGACCTGAACCTGATCCAAGATCAAGAAGAATACAAACAATAGACACAATTTCTATACAAAAACGAACCTTTTCCACTTTTTCATCCTTGATTTTCATCTCATTGATTTCCTCCGGAAGTTTGTCCACTAGCATTGCATCACATTTTGGCTTGTCAGCCACAATACCACCCGAAGCCATAGTCCAAAAGGCAAAAAATCAAACACCGGCAACTGAGCTTAAAAAAGAGACGCACTTCGGCTTCCAAATCCTACAAACGGGcaacaataaagaaaacagatggaaaaagaaaaagacacaaaTCTAAGACAACTTTCCACAAAATAATCTTCTGAAAATTGATCaccaaaaataacaaatagcAGCATTTCAGGAGAAGCTAAAGCAAAACTTACCTGCAACTACGGATCAGTCATTTTGCGAACCACGAAGCTTGAGATTAACAACAGAGCACGCACTAAAACAAATGAACCCTAGAAATTTAgatgagaaacaagaaaaaacaaaagcagaGGTGAAAAATGTGGGGAACTGCGAGCTTCCGAGAGGTTTCGTTTTCCACAAAAGCTTTGACTAATGGAGACACACCctctatttctctctctagacaagacaccctctctctctctctctttctgtaTCTGTGGATGCTCTCTGTTTCTGATGTGAAGTGAAATTTCTGGCGGACCCCAAAGGATTTCATCAAATCCAGTTCAGAGGGAGTTTCCGAGTTCGAGAAGCTGGAGACAGTGCCACGTGTTGCTTCTTGGTTGGCAAGTAAGCGGGCGTACGTCACGGTTTGACTCGATTGGAATCTGATGCGATGTTGATATCTGGGCTGAGACTGCTAAATGGGCCATAAGTGGGCCACTACTGTTAAACTAGCCCAATAAGTAAATTGGAATATGTGAGAGGAGAGCGTTCAAGATTAGTTATTAGGCCTCGGAGAAGCCACCTTCAACAGAGGTTTTGCTCCTAATACCCTAAGAAATATTCGATTATATAATCGAACTAATTTCGATTTGATTTTGTACCAtacaattagaaaatttaataaaaacattacaatttaatgttaattaattaattagaaattatttattaactaataattataatcaactaaatatatatcaatcataaaattattattttttattataaatacaaatattaaaactatttaaaatttttaatttagtattttattcaGTTTCGATAACCCGCagaaaaaaccaaaatcaaactaaatatcaaaattttcaagaaaattaactGTTGGGTTCAATATTCAgtaaaaatctaattttttggtTCAGTTTGTTTTCAATCtattaaccaaaaattgcACATTCCCAAGTCATTAGTTCCATTGAATCCTAAGTGAGTGATAAAATTGGTGGGAGAATATTATGAACTGAGAGATGCACTAGTGATTGCTCACTCCCGAGAATCACAGGAGTAAAAACGCAGCACTCTTTACTTCAAGATTCATTGTTTGATTGTTTCATCTCCTATGtcaattttgatgaaaaatcaaaCTCACTCTAATAGAGTAGAAACCAAATATAACTATAGAATAGAGCATCCAAAAGTTGAATCACGAAAGGTAAAGAGGGTAGTGTGTTGCTTATACATTCGACGGAGGAGCGTAGATttctatatttgtaaaaatcatGACTTCCCAAACCCGACAGCTTTCTTGCTCCTCCTGCGTGCATCAATCTTTTCTGGACTTGGCTTTCCGGTCCTCATCTCATATTTCTTTTCCAGGCCCTGCAGGCAAGAGCATCAAGGAATTTACTTATTGAGGACAGGTGAACATAGCAACAAAGATTATATGGAGAAGGAACATCCATGATCATGAGTTTCCAACAAAAGTAGATGAGAATGTATGACAATTGCAAGGATCACTTGCCTGTAACTCTGTACGAATAGTTTCAAGAACTTCATCACTCATTCGATCAAAGAAAAGGATTCCCTGCAGAAAGATGAATTAGCATTCTGTTACGGGGTCTAGAAAAAGAAGTGGCATCTGAGCTGAAAAATTCGCTCAGTGGAtgtcactaaatatattcCAAATGAGGAAGTAATCCTGATAACATCTAATGGGGTCGTTCGAGACCCTGTTAACACAGAAATCTAGGCCTATTAATACACAATGCGCACTGAACCAAGTAAGGCGTGAGTTGCTGACTAACAGTAACTTCAATTGCAAAGTTGATGACGGTACTTAAGATTGGTCTCAAGAAAAGCAAGAAGCATAATAGAATAGGTCACTTTGCAAACCCCCATAGTAAACTAACTGCATAACAAGAAAAGTACGGCATTTCTGAATAAGAACCTGCAGATGATCATATTCATGCTGAAACACCCGTGCAGGAAGTCCAGTCAAGTTAACTTCAAACCTTGCACCAGTAATATCCTGTGCATCAACCTTTAATGAATCTGGTCTCTGcagaataagaagaaaaaggaagccCAAATCAAGCGAAGATCAAATTCCGCTGGGAAAACACTTTCAGAATGGAAATGAATCTAAAGTGGAGACGAGCTAGagcaacaattaattatatagtggAAGGAATCCAATCTTGATTATCTCACGCTAGATGGCTCGAGTTTTGCTGGAGGTTAGAACAATGGAGAAGTGAACTTAGGAATAATGTAGTAAACATATTAAGATTAAGTTAAATATCATGGTAAGGTGTACCTCAACATCAGCATAAATCCCAGGAAAGGATAAACAACCCTCATTATAAGGCACTATCTTTCTTGAATATCTGCTGATGCGTGGATTGACGAGAACAATCTCCTCTCCCTCATCACGCTCACCAACTGAATTAAACACCATAAGCTGAACATTAATCCCAACTTGGGGTGCTGAGAGCCCAATGCCATCAGTTCTGTGGAAAATGAAGCCAACAAGTATTGTTCACATTCCTGTAATTGCCAAGAATCTACAATAAGAAAAGATAGCAAGTCCATCATTGCAGAAATTTACCCTGACCGTCACAATATCTCAAATACTAGGCCGAACATCctttttaactaatattcAATACGAACTAATTTCCAAGCCTCTAGTGCTAAATAACTGAAATTTACCCTGACCGTTACAACTAACAACATACTCCAAGTGAAGAAAACTTACCtgtacattacatcaaacataaCGTCTACAAGCTTTTTCAGGCTCTCATCAAACGTGTTTATCCGCTTGTTTTTGGCTCTCAGTACTGGGTCTGGATACTGAACTATTTCAAGCCGCCCCTCAAATTGCAATTCAGCCGCTGCTCAAAGAGCACCAAAAAACCACGTAAAGAATAAGGGGCAAAAAAAAACCAAGTATCTCAATCATTCACTTACGGGAGGCTACTGCTTCTTCTTTAGCCATGGAAGAAAAGCTTCGCCGAGCCTGCGCAAAAACCGGCGGAACCAGATGTTTAAAGCTGTTCGAGGATAAAGTAAAGAAACCGGGCGAATTGAAGCGGTAGAGACGGCAAAAGGTAGAGTGCCCGAGAGGCGGCCCGCGGTGGAGAAAGGGGACGAGTGTGTGAGTGAGGGCGGTGGAGTGGACGCAAGTCGCAAAAGCCATTACCACATACGGGCACCAGTTTTGATGATGTGTGCGCTTTTGATATTTCAcctaatttagaatttttgttaaatttgttaaatgtggtatatattttatttttatttataatacgaAAAATAATACCCGCCACTAGTGACCTTCAACTTAATCTCATGACATTAACAGTAACTATTAAATGAAGACATGATTGAATTTTTCAGATATTGGGCCGTGACTATTGCAACGGCCCAAcccatttatatttattaatattaatattaacattattttaCTACCATTATTGGACTACTCAATCTACTTTTATAGAATAATGATGAGAGAAATGGGAAGGCGGGTTTCTTATGATATCTAATTCACTACATATAATTGATCTAATTATATACCACATCACTCCTGTCGCACACAATCATGAACAAAATCTACCGCATCAACAAGAAAAGTAGTCTATTTAGAgacaaataattacatgttGGTTTTATCCGATAAACTCGAGCAGACAAGCTTATCTTTGTTGATGTGTCTTTATGGTAACATGTAATCTGAGTTGTGGAATGACTAACATATCAGTTTTGCTGGGTCGGCCACCAACAGAGTGAGATTGGGCCTGAACCAACTTTAGTTTTGCCAACAGATTGGAGGTAACTTTGCGGTggttaaatttgatattttatagcttactgatttttttctaattggCCTCGAATCAAAAGGTTGATTGAGATGAACAACTccattaaattctaaaaaattgatacCCTGTATaccattattaaaaataaaagatatatacgAATCATTTATATAGTCGACGTACAACATACTAAATATAGCATGAATCTAAACATAAGATCCCAATAAAATTAGGTATAATTAGTTTATGGAAGGAGTTCAATTTTGATAGTGAAGGCCCACTCCACTAAATCCATGTTTAAGCCACAAAAATGGGGATGTGGTCACAAATACACCAAGCAAAATCACAAGGTAATGAGGCCTTACACTTTCTAAACCACAATCAATCACTACTTAAAAGTCCATAATCCCCCTCcaaatttttctccatttaTAGTAAGCAAAGTGGTCTCTCACTTCAAAATCAATGAGCTAAAAATAGTAGCCTAATTATGTTCACAATTAAATGTACTCTCACTTGCCTACATTGCATGTGACCAACACTTAAATGGGATATTAAGCTGCCATTGTCAATGTCCATTCAACTTTGaggggaaaaagaattagcatTCATCACTTAGTGTTGGTgtgttcttgttttttcctCCCTCcatgcacaaaaaaaaaagggaaaaagaaaaatatatatttattttgacgCATGAATTGTCAATAAAGTTTCAGACAGtcactataaaaaagaaatatcatcAGCAACAATACAAATTCCTTACAAATTATTGGAATTTGTTGTTAATTAAGctatgaagaaaaatatttactttgtaattaGCTTGTTAAATTCTGGGGggaactttttaatttttttgccatATCAGTTACAAAGTTTTGCAACATCAAAGttccttttcaattataacaaatatttttttatttttaacgctaattttgaaatcaaaaaattaaaatttttatcccCTTGCTAAATCGATGGTAGTTACCAATAAATTTACTCTcgtttctaatttttctagCCATTGACATAAGCTTCTGTACGGTGTCTATGGAGAAGATATGTTGGACTAATAGGTCCAAGTCCTGATATAagtatttgtttcattttatatgagtttgtcataatttaatattattgttattaaattatagtaacaaataaataatattattaataacaatatttaaaaaataatcattgtttttctttgaaaaagaaataaaaccaCGAATATGTCCAAATTAgtagaggaaagaaaaaagaacaagtgAGAAAGCAAATAAGAATTAACCTAATTCCTTAGTCATATCCCTAAAAAAGTATCCCTCCCATGAAACTTTTgcaacaattattataaacttttcaaCAAGTCCTAATTCTTTAGCCCAtcctttttcttataattcaGATTGTAAATTCATTTGCTTTCTCTACATATTCCTCTTttcaaaagttataattacatcaacattttaataatttgatcaatacataaattcaatcaaaacattaatataatcaaaaataGTTAAACAACTTATAATAAACTCACGTAAAATGAAGACAAATATCCATATTTTCTGAATGAAATCGAACTCATGACTTTAAACTTGTTTAAGAGACTCCTTCCTTAACTATTAACATAAGAGGTCTTGAGCGGTCGTcgttctatatattttaacataattttactATCTTTTACATTATTAGACCCCATAAAACTGACCTATgacatatttatacaaattattcatactttttgtataattatagaaaccacTCCTTACAGCAAGAAACATCTGTAATTTGTATAACGATGTAGACGTTTTTAGGGggtgtagatgtaattttttaaaaaccaACAATGAATAATATTGACGTTTCtggtgaatatatatacatatatatagccaaaaaaaaaaacaggaaataatttaacatattttttgagtaaaaatcAACAAGTTACTGCCGTATAGAAATAAGGACATGCAAAATGGTGTGTTTGGAAAGtagaaatatatttctaaactAGTAAAAGTCTAGACAACATATCCAAATCGAAGACAAGTGATTTTGTCCCCTTCCTCTATTTCCTAATTGCAAGACTTTTGAGTGGACAACAAATGTTCAGACCTAATTCAACATATGGCCCATTGCTTCATGTTATCACCAAAAGATCTTTTTCAAACACAATAGCAAATACCCTTTTCATCTCAACCACATGTTTTTGGTCGATCATGATTTGTTGATCGAGGAGTAGTGGATCTAATTCGGATGATGATTTGTCTTGGGACTTGGGATTTGTCAGTGTACGTagatttatcaatataaaaaatagggaCAACTAAAGCTTACTTATTTAGTACAACGTTACGGGTGTTTgtcttatttttatgtacatttattattttataattcataattatattaatatagtaaaatttaatgggtaaatagcaatttatttttctgtgattgaaaatgagcaaattatcttcctattaaaaaaaatataataatttatccccttgattttttttttgaatgaagtaatttacttttctatctaaggaggtaaattgcttcattttaaaaaatataagaaggtaaattgttatattttaaaaatacattgaggtaaattgctatttattttattataggggataatttgctcatttgcaatatcacagggattgattatattttttctaaaatttaattgatgtattgtgctatgtatttaaatattaatataactatCGGTTATATctacaagaatttttttttaaaaaaaatctgattttagattcaatttgattaactcgaaattcattaaatgaagaaattattgtatttattatatgaatgatgtataatttaagaaaaaaataattaattacatcaaaaattttattttctagttggaataatgtattgattgtgtattttattttaagaacaATGTTGAGTACATATTAGTATATAGTAGTTATAATTGTCGATAAttgttagatatatatatatatatttaattttgataattataatcgacttatttaaaaaaatataataataatagtttatcactttcacttcaaaaaataatatatatacgaaTTTGGccgtttttcaattttatccctttGAATGGAATGTACCATcgattataatttaaattccaTTATATTAAAACGTCAGGAATTTTAatgagaaatataatttatgagaTACGGAACTATTGCGAtgcattttagtaaaataataatacttgcAGTAATAGAATGCGTTGATGCgagaaattaataatagtgttttaCACTAATAGTTGATTTCATTGTCAAAATCAAAGACAAATTTGCTACACAATTTGAATCCAATATGTACCAATTTTAGctatctaaaattaattgagttaATTATATGTCTTTATGATCAGTTTCTTGtgttcaattttgattattattttatttaatattttaacctAAACTCACCGTTGCATCATCTaataaatgttgtttattatttatataattattttcatattatcaatttttctaaaacaaaaaaaagtagtaattggtgtttaattattcatatttttaaaaaaaaattatacacatgcATCGAATGTGCCACATAAAACGTGTGTTGAGgtattaaatattactaattaaaaactatGTAACCATAgggttttaaataattattctgcatataaattttgatattgacCAAAATCTGAAAAACCCCGTtgatattatcatatatatatatatatataatttaattagtttactCCTGAATTGatactattataatatatatcttcaatGAGAATAATGTTGTATTCgtctattttgatttttgatccATGTCGAGACAGGTTAAATTGGACCCGTACCCAATAAAAAGTTGAGATTTTATTTGGGATGAATATATCGACATacctaataattattttttaatatatgtatatatagagagagagattcatattaaattgaaaatgcgATCTCATGATCATATGTTGTTGTCCCGAATGAGTTCCACGCTTTCATTATTGAACTTGTTCTATATATCTAGTTGACCTCTTtggtatatattattcttcttAATTCTTTCACTCCTCttttgttcaaattaaatGTTGGTGTTGAGTTTTCTTACTTATTCAACGTAACATTtggactctctctctctctctctctctctctctctctctctctttctatatatatatatatgtatatatatattgtcaatTAGTTGGAGCTATTAAGAATGTGGAGCGATTGATGGAGTAAGAGAAATGAGTGGTAAGTGAACATTCTTACCATTCTTCTAAGACTTGAGAGTTGAGTCAGTACTCTCTTCTCTATACTTTggaacattttcttttatatatataatacattatatgggagatcaaaatcaaatcatgCAAATAAATGTAATCACTCTCTCCACTTTTTCCACATACTTAATTTATACAACTAGTTCACCCTATATAGCTACGAAttcatatcttttaattatatcataagttatatatatatatatatgtgtgtgtgtgtgtaggaaaaaatataatttaccccctgtgatatgaaaaatgaacaaaaaacccccctatgaaaaataaaatagcaaattaccctctatCTAAACCGTTGATAGGGgatattttgctttattttttgagacaCATGGGAgtaatttactattattttttcacaagtaAGTATTTACTCATTTCCCATAACATAAAGttgtaaattgcatttaatcctatatatatatttatgacttaattatatatagagaaataTGGTGTAGCCTCGTTATTTGGATATTAaatttcctctctctctctctctttgttttttatttttgctacGAAGAagtaaatagtatatatatatgtatatatatttgtatacttCCACCCGGAAATTAATAggtgaaatatatattatcttaaaaattgagaaagcttttgttattattattattattgtaaatagCATAATTAGCATAGTGGATCTTCTTATACGTAGCTAGCATGTTACAAGATATTTTGTCCaaagcttatatatatataacgtGGTATATGTATAACTTGTCTGTGCATGTTCACATCCTTGTTTCTTATGCATGcacatgcatgcatgcttaataattaatatatagtgcATGATGATTAGCATATTAAGATCCCAATTAAAAACATTTGATCAAAGTTAGGCTAAAAGCTCTTGTTTCTGACGTCAACTAATAGCTGATTTAGCTGCCTAAGAAATCATCTTAGCCAACCTCTATAAATTCAGCACCACCtccattattattttcatcaaaatatctACCATatttactctctctctctctctctctctcttgcaaGATGGACAAAAAGCCATGCAACTCCCAAGATCCTGAAGTGAGGAAAGGGCCATGGACTATGGAAGAAGATCTCATTCTCATCAACTACATTGCTAATCATGGTGAAGGCGTTTGGAATTCGCTAGCTAAATCTGCTGGTAATTGTTCGATTTTCGATCTCGATTTCCTTATGTAGAGACAAAACCCTAATCAACTTTTCCTCTTCACTGAAAACCCTAATGGAaaattgtttgtgtttttcattttggttTTAGGGTTGAAGCGCACGGGGAAGAGCTGCCGACTACGGTGGCTCAACTACCTCCGGCCGGACGTCAGACGGGGAAATATCACGCCGGAGGAGCAGCTCTTGATCATGGAGCTTCATGCTAAGTGGGGAAACAGGTGAGTTATCCATCATGTGTACCTAGGGTTTGTTAGAGAgcattacattaattaatttgttgcaaaaataaaattattttaataaaaaatatttgttccaaaaaaagggtaaaatttaaaaagggacaaagaattcaacaaaaaaataaaaacaacaacaaaaatggGGTGGTTTATTGTTGTCCAAGAATTAGATTCAGCACATGATTCTTGATGTTCGTGGGGAGAAAGATGAGCCACTAGTATAGTGTTCGATTTAGGCTCATGTTGTTCTTGAAAACATAGCTTGGACTAGATTTGGAGAGA
Above is a genomic segment from Sesamum indicum cultivar Zhongzhi No. 13 linkage group LG13, S_indicum_v1.0, whole genome shotgun sequence containing:
- the LOC105176356 gene encoding peptide deformylase 1B, chloroplastic, translating into MAFATCVHSTALTHTLVPFLHRGPPLGHSTFCRLYRFNSPGFFTLSSNSFKHLVPPVFAQARRSFSSMAKEEAVASPAELQFEGRLEIVQYPDPVLRAKNKRINTFDESLKKLVDVMFDVMYRTDGIGLSAPQVGINVQLMVFNSVGERDEGEEIVLVNPRISRYSRKIVPYNEGCLSFPGIYADVERPDSLKVDAQDITGARFEVNLTGLPARVFQHEYDHLQGILFFDRMSDEVLETIRTELQGLEKKYEMRTGKPSPEKIDARRRSKKAVGFGKS